A stretch of the Pseudorasbora parva isolate DD20220531a chromosome 13, ASM2467924v1, whole genome shotgun sequence genome encodes the following:
- the tasor2 gene encoding protein TASOR 2 isoform X3: MENVTTRSTQGLLEPVHPGSVTFNESILAPLRENYLYEESKECFTYNSAHLINNGTLQKRYAAFRSEKREKGYSEQELEETFGFLLLDDASRARKVGEKGLLVGKAKCTTLGDSSKGVYISKYSDCLDLKRWYDGKTGYIVLLKLTKGRVKEVTDNYTQNFTPPTAGFDCHVSEHLGAVSSTTSSFLAYERTQYYMYEFRDGGIKTESCPRHACPFAIVAFSYGKINTTSELETKRQDKTVFHYQPWIGQFKIESTVYDVGLQSASGAWFPAKLPKTVKIDRAIGLSELKRTLPREIFETCIVGEVCIDGRCFNLYDVVSSKAKNDLAQITQELKEKEMALVIPLEDSGFLILLHSSHLFSYEDAKSGKAAALHGMFIFPDSRSVPRAAKSDLTNIKVSSEIMQVIPALNYAETEMEKCPPNQQGCSKTSLEKHLQDYGTLFHPGLLDIPTREASMFPDQYDVPGGFTLISPKWSQETSTRLKSYFDEPCGFTIPVVRALELLNTGRQQRGDDHDDDVYYCISSPEEVSQTDAPVEIEVTKHTEAPSDASNRTVEKVERQKDEHKHLSTEQPQPAPPESFGKLGTAVVTEAESVLEYPTSTVSPKLGDVPSENCVSIDTDVERTSQGSTKVDADGVCVDSSTKATPIQTSSTPLTTSTEEGGAAVGMEDNVLTEKTMADPDKKVNRRPFSRRKDGPTKDQTRTETMHADDINHRPHSTSRAKGGRRRGMKRNLRKARQAQKPLSVSTETMHDQSMEIETSPAKSDWRSLPRRKRLWNTDATLKRSLRSGAVKIDDETTVNIQADSRKQSSSSTPKRKMEGFSLRERYGLKTIITTCGRVFVPHGSDAGIQSANKQQSEKMHVEMCIDTNAETISPVENKSTVILESKGESPSMVKEELPHKVPGVSGGEDFSQSPSDEMPSALLSALKILRNLQKNNPLETDKCKDLCSENSMNATSNENIGFHQTNKDHPVTVQADATSSPPRVSAQSMQSDPTVSSPDKIKKKAKHDVYSAISISKLKTVLRRGKRAKSPSPGDSAKTEPNNTQPESKARKLDMECDVIKNQLKDKATQPMDGTEQYTPMKPVAITKQPVSWRGLIHKSSKEKGSLNFDTSAPFEIAKHTDQQLISSLGDRVGRRRISVDGKASAESVSMSTSLPSDALSLLADLALGASNDKMLSNLEAKPGQEALDGMKGSGSPESVLHALLRCPSARFKLPPRSPIPEGLLVSGQLILEISKEHSYSQPTSLLSGLSGPSSQVAYPSGCVDSPLSLGTGLHLNLPKDAAASSYQEEGGKTEWKRLISPNKPMSVIPKVKTRKSRFLRDRCIIEKDRNIQVMRIWEDDYDFKFDSKFTNDSIDKTVTRALHGKWDFNIEDTYEDVHLIFHMWIGLFYSKHTSRLFHLENSTALPKGNDVEKVHLDINAIQSAVSMLNVELSSKEDSIRSVQLSSEVLDLSVKNGEPVSLCSVSDQSRQKDTASHETTPRHSPSGKSLSPISKVTALMNYRSPEDIKVENSVPDSHYDTDDESDITTDCSYSQLLEGNSAYNQLCEQASNMRIGIRILVPKVRNVTNTEASSKVTTIDLKKIGVFHQVLSPIKPSAFSKSHRLVLGRKSFDLGLKKETGNVAHKVQQKEIVSDSAEGKEISETNGNKHSFQAAVVAGNVDDTSEFNTGHGVSISVQEKCVSGSRESEVSDEDSQDGCLTIMEDGSDGENMTSESTTQDQISITEHICSAHAKEDQRKSLKDLKGHANIVDVPRDASPHEASVEETSNAKKELQPLPDDTNLVDLVDKLSDISSDETRAEEYNETSNAKEDFKPVPDLKDCSKRVDELRDAASNETCVEEHNETSNVKKQLKTLLDDTNLVDHFNKPSDISSGVMRVVEYNETTNAKEDLSPAHDMKDHTCIVDELKDATSDDTKVEEYNEMSSAKEGASSHVIEGNDTKEPMEEKEGYTGEEMQEGKIKSKEWDNMDVSDSERETSTAMVEHQDGLILSLKDDINSVDMEFSDEGAVIDDDVTSETQPQAPKETCPEDDVLEEFSTDLCTSEDQHMSIQEKHTPASNIDTSDVMQGEIESKTLQQSLVVQQEALEVCQNELKTTSTVEPTTFDICSSENNDARDSGPQDKSKVSGEDDTLVDKKETQSQGSSKTYQECLSPKICAESRNEMVAPQTLKVDRPSEMEVNSMCSTPTQDEMACFAEVSKEFREEDLNRDLYFPDNTVDMLQPKSSHTHVSTTKPFSDFIAHYQETHNDELRCKRIQNPGTMDKDKSALSARRLPSFQSKHKLSPTSEQKDDTTCNFIEGAPQNDSELFYRDEDDLHGYYQGLDEGLPWPDYQTEEAVDHQLYPHENEFSVDNDEPICSKYITLERENSYRNKNRAKKEIDNYSVVENNYKSDPLSVTFTTEYTRGRSTKKKSRKSHFTVFPQNCEWDDEDSSNGIVDYSIQKTARFETYRTKPTRAVTVSSLPHVETSKQQFDWRRYFRREAASSLLLDVSERDNKFDIPPSSIVTILDRKGNRATFSNSSTMQPSFIGPENSFNSWQEQQSKTDVTRSAVDLEYLIFTKKMSQVLKKNKSSSSTTSHCLSNPDQSTCPMTVQFSNLSEVENSAELSNAQQSLTDFKIKVDMSERRGMREPVRNHKPHLQRLFFEKGNEVEFAGISEITKQCTVAYKSMMKDVCSRKTHSHPIKASGKGVKRKYNRESVGQHPGFCGRIKKETFNNPYDNLKSSAWQSSKTKYRFFILVTSTDTFFKETKHQLEIEGHLPVEPEEFDLSGNDQSPLLIILRNEDIAEHICEVPYLLELKKSPNVLFAGIDRPDDIVNLTHQELFAKGGFIVCDQWALDTLTLDDMKKVVGILEELDKQGKWKWFLHYRDSRRLRESARSSPEGSKKQQFIDCCQKAGIVEVLPYHECDVISRDRPDYLLCLTRLQIQNASVRFPVFITDTPTESFGTNGILTMNIYTFSRILSKETCSVS, translated from the exons ATGGAGAATGTGACTACACGATCAACACAAG GTCTTCTGGAGCCTGTGCATCCAGGGTCTGTAACCTTTAATGAGAGTATTCTAGCTCCACTTCGTGAAAACTATTTGTATGAGGAATCAAAAGAATGTTTCACGTACAACTCTGCCCATTTGATCAACAATGGCACATTACAAAAACGG TATGCTGCCTTCCGTTCTGAGAAACGGGAAAAAGGATATTCTGAACAGGAACTTGAAGAGACATTTGGCTTCCTGTTGCTTGATGATGCAAGCAGG GCAAGGAAAGTTGGTGAAAAAGGCTTGTTGGTTGGAAAGGCAAAATGCACTACTCTTGGGGACTCGTCGAAAG GTGTCTATATCTCAAAAtactctgactgccttgacctgaAGCGCTGGTACGATGGCAAGACTGGCTACATTGTCCTTTTGAAGCTGACCAAG GGGAGAGTGAAAGAAGTTACAGACAACTACACCCAAAATTTCACTCCTCCGACAGCTGGCTTTGACTGCCATGTATCGGAGCATCTTGGTGCTGTGTCTTCAACTACTAGTTCTTTCTTGGCCTATGAGCGAACACAG TACTATATGTATGAATTCCGTGATGGAGGCATCAAAACAGAATCATGTCCGAGACATGCTTGTCCGTTTGCCATCGTGGCATTTTCATATGGGAAGATAAACACCACGTCAGAGTTGGAGACAAAAAG GCAAGACAAAACAG TGTTTCATTACCAACCATGGATTGGCCAATTCAAGATTGAATCCACTGTCTATGATGTTGGTCTTCAGTCTGCAAGCGGAGCCTGGTTCCCCGCAAAACT CCCAAAGACAGTTAAAATTGACCGTGCAATTGGTTTGTCTGAACTGAAGAGGACCTTGCCACGGGAAATCTTTGAAACTTGCATTGTGGGTGAAG TTTGCATAGATGGCAGATGCTTCAACTTGTATGATGTTGTCTCCTCTAAGGCGAAAAATGATCTTGCTCAGATAACCCAAGagctaaaagaaaaagaaatg GCTCTTGTTATACCACTGGAAGATTCTGGTTTCCTTATACTGTTACACTCTTCACATCTCTTCTCTTATGAAG ATGCAAAGTCGGGGAAGGCAGCAGCGCTTCATGGCATGTTTATTTTCCCGGACTCAAGATCTGTGCCAAGAG CGGCCAAGTCTGACCTGACAAATATTAaagtgtcatcagaaataatgCAAGTCATTCCAGCACTCAACTATGCAGAAACGGAGATGGaaaaatgtcctccaaaccaacAGGGGTGCTCTAAAACATCTTTAGAGAAGCATTTGCAAGACTATGGCACTCTTTTTCACCCAGGGCTGTTGGACATTCCCACCAGGGAAGCCAGTATGTTTCCAGACCAATATGATGTGCCTGGTGGTTTTACTCTGATATCACCTAAATGGTCACAGGAGACTAGCACTCGATTAAAATCCTATTTTGATGAGCCATGTGGCTTTACAATTCCAGTAGTGAGAGCACTGGAGTTACTCAACACTGGTCGACAGCAGCGTGGTGATGATCATGACGATGATGTATATTACTGTATATCATCACCTGAGGAGGTATCACAGACTGATGCCCCTGTTGAAATAGAGGTGACTAAGCACACAGAGGCCCCCAGTGATGCCTCTAACAGGACTGTTGAAAAAGTTGAGAGACAAAAAGATGAGCACAAGCATTTGTCTACAGAGCAACCTCAACCTGCTCCACCTGAGAGCTTTGGAAAACTGGGAACAGCTGTAGTCACAGAAGCTGAAAGTGTGTTGGAGTATCCAACTTCCACAGTGTCACCCAAATTGGGTGATGTCCCTTCAGAGAATTGTGTAAGTATTGACACTGATGTTGAGAGAACCTCTCAAGGCAGTACTAAAGTAGATGCTGATGGAGTCTGTGTAGATTCATCCACAAAAGCGACTCCCATTCAAACAAGCAGTACACCATTAACCACATCAACAGAAGAAGGTGGTGCTGCTGTGGGGATGGAGGATAATGTACTTACTGAGAAAACAATGGCTGATCCTGATAAGAAAGTAAATCGGAGGCCCTTTTCGAGGCGTAAAG ATGGCCCAACAAAAGACCAGACTCGGACTGAGACCATGCATGCTGATGACATCAATCATAGGCCACATTCAACTAGTAGGGCCAAAGGAGGCAGACGAAGGGGCATGAAACGAAACCTGAGGAAAGCCAGACAAGCACAAAAACCTTTAAGTGTCTCAACAGAAACTATGCATGATCAAAGTATGGAAATTGAAACGAGCCCTGCAAAAAGTGACTGGCGATCTCTTCCAAGGCGTAAAAGATTGTGGAATACAGATGCCACTCTGAAGCGGTCTTTGAGATCAGGTGCTGTAAAGATTGATGATGAGACTACAGTGAACATTCAGGCCGATTCCAGGAAACAAAGTTCGTCTAGCACACCTAAGAGGAAGATGGAGGGATTTAGCTTGAGGGAACGATATGGTCTAAAGACCATAATCACAACCTGTGGCAGAGTTTTTGTCCCACATGGTTCAGATGCTGGTATACAATCTGCAAACAAGCAGCAAAGTGAGAAAATGCATGTTGAGATGTGCATTGACACAAATGCAGAAACAATTTCTCCTGTGGAAAACAAATCCACAGTAATATTGGAAAGTAAGGGAGAATCTCCCTCGATGGTGAAGGAAGAATTACCCCATAAAGTTCCAGGGGTCAGTGGCGGTGAAGACTTCTCACAAAGCCCTTCAGATGAGATGCCAAGTGCTCTCTTGTCCGCATTAAAGATATTAAGAAACCTTCAAAAAAACAACCCATTAGAAACTGACAAATGTAAGGATTTATGTTCGGAAAATTCCATGAATGCTACATCTAATGAGAACATAGGTTTCCATCAAACTAACAAAGATCATCCTGTTACTGTTCAAGCAGATGCAACTTCCAGTCCTCCCAGAGTATCTGCCCAATCCATGCAGTCAGACCCTACAGTATCTTCCcctgacaaaataaaaaaaaaagcaaaacatgATGTCTACAGTGCAATATCTATAAGCAAATTAAAGACTGTACTCAGAAGGGGAAAGAGGGCGAAATCTCCTTCTCCTGGTGACAGTGCAAAAACGGAGCCAAATAACACACAGCCAGAATCAAAAGCAAGAAAATTGGATATGGAATGTGATGTTATCAAGAATCAGTTGAAAGACAAAGCAACACAGCCCATGGATGGTACGGAACAATATACACCAATGAAACCTGTGGCGATAACCAAACAACCTGTGTCTTGGAGAGGTCTTATTCACAAGTCCTCAAAAGAAAAGG GGTCCCTCAATTTTGACACATCAGCACCTTTTGAAATAGCTAAACACACTGACCAGCAGCTCATATCATCGCTTGGGGATAGGGTAGGAAGGAGAAGAATTAGCGTTGATGGCAAAGCCAGCGCAGAGAGTGTGAGCATGAGTACATCTCTGCCCTCAGATGCTTTGAGTTTACTGGCTGACTTGGCCCTTGGTGCAAGTAATGATAAAATGTTATCGAACTTAGAAGCCAAACCTGGCCAGGAGGCCCTTGATGGAATGAAGGGTAGCGGCTCCCCGGAGTCAGTCCTTCATGCTCTTCTTCGTTGTCCATCTGCCAGATTTAAATTACCCCCCAGGTCTCCTATTCCAGAAGGTCTTTTAGTGAGTGGGCAACTGATTTTGGAAATATCAAAAGAACATTCTTACTCACAGCCCACCTCTCTGCTGTCAGGTTTGTCAGGTCCATCTTCCCAGGTTGCTTATCCATCTGGATGTGTAGATTCACCTCTGTCATTGGGGACTGGGCTACATCTGAACCTTCCCAAAGATGCTGCAGCCTCGAGTTATCAAGAGGAAGGGGGCAAAACAGAATGGAAACGCTTGATTTCTCCAAATAAGCCAATGTCAGTGATTCCCAAGGTAAAAACGCGGAAATCCAGATTTTTACGGGACAGATGCATAATTGAAAAGGATAGAAACATCCAAGTGATGCGGATTTGGGAAGATGATTATGATTTTAAATTTGACAGCAAGTTCACTAATGACAGTATAGACAAAACTGTCACACGAGCACTTCATGG GAAATGGGACTTCAACATTGAAGACACCTATGAGGATGTCCATCTCATTTTTCACATGTGGATTGGTCTTTTCTATAGTAAACACACCTCCAGGTTATTTCATCTTGAAAATAGTACTGCACTTCCAAAGGGGAATGATGTTGAAAAGGTTCATTTGGACATTAACGCAATTCAAAGTGCTGTCTCAATGCTCAATGTTGAGTTAAGCTCGAAAGAGGACTCAATCAGGTCTGTGCAGCTTTCATCAGAGGTTTTGGATCTTTCTGTAAAAAACGGCGAGCCTGTGAGTCTCTGTTCGGTCTCAGATCAAAGTAGACAAAAAGACACTGCATCACATGAAACAACACCAAGACATTCGCCTTCCGGAAAAAGTCTCTCACCCATTTCAAAAGTTACAGCGTTGATG AATTATAGATCTCCCgaggacataaaagtggaaaattCAGTGCCTGACAGTCACTATGACACTGATGACGAAAGTGACATTACCACTGACTGCTCATATTCTCAGCTCTTGGAAGGAAATAGTGCATACAACCAGTTGTGTGAGCAAGCATCCAATATGAGAATAGGTATTCGGATACTAGTGCCAAAGGTCAGAAATGTTACAAATACTGAAGCATCGTCAAAAGTGACCACTATTGATCTGAAGAAAATTGGTGTGTTCCATCAAGTACTTAGTCCCATAAAACCATCAGCATTCTCAAAATCACATCGTCTGGTTTTGGGTAGGAAAAGTTTTGATTTGGGTTTAAAGAAGGAAACTGGGAATGTAGCACATAAAGTGCAGCAAAAGGAGATTGTTTCCGACAGTGCCGAAGGTAAAGAGATTTCTGAAACGAATGGAAACAAACATAGCTTCCAAGCAGCTGTGGTTGCTGGAAATGTTGACGATACCTCTGAATTTAACACTGGACACGGAGTATCCATTTCAGTACAAGAAAAGTGTGTGTCTGGAAGTCGGGAGAGTGAAGTCTCAGATGAAGATAGCCAAGATGGATGTCTTACAATTATGGAAGATGGAAGTGATGGGGAAAACATGACTTCTGAATCGACTACCCAAGATCAGATTAGTATTACTGAGCATATTTGCTCTGCTCATGCAAAGGAAGATCAAAGGAAATCTTTAAAAGATCTCAAAGGTCACGCAAACATAGTGGATGTTCCGAGAGATGCTTCACCACATGAGGCTAGTGTTGAAGAGACTTCTAATGCAAAAAAAGAACTTCAACCTTTACCAGATGACACAAATCTAGTTGACCTTGTTGATAAGCTAAGCGATATTTCATCAGATGAGACGAGAGCGGAAGAGTATAATGAGACTTCTAATGCAAAGGAAGATTTTAAGCCTGTGCCTGATCTGAAAGATTGCTCAAAAAGGGTTGATGAGCTGAGAGATGCTGCATCAAATGAGACTTGTGTTGAAGAGCACAATGAGACTtctaatgtaaaaaaacaactgaAAACTTTACTAGATGATACAAATCTAGTTGACCATTTTAATAAGCCGAGTGATATTTCATCAGGTGTGATGAGAGTTGTGGAGTATAATGAGACTACTAATGCAAAAGAAGATCTTAGCCCTGCACATGACATGAAAGATCACACATGTATAGTTGATGAGTTGAAAGATGCTACATCAGATGACACTAAAGTTGAAGAGTATAATGAGATGTCTAGTGCAAAAGAAGGTGCATCATCCCATGTGATTGAAGGGAATGACACTAAAGAGCCAATGGAAGAAAAAGAAGGTTATACAGGTGAGGAAATGCAAGAAGGTAAGATTAAGTCAAAGGAATGGGACAACATGGATGTCAGTGATTCTGAACGTGAGACGTCCACAGCAATGGTAGAACATCAAGATGGGCTTATTTTGAGTCTAAAGGATGATATAAACAGTGTTGATATGGAATTTAGTGATGAGGGTGCCGTCATCGATGATGACGTGACGAGTGAAACACAACCTCAGGCACCAAAGGAGACATGCCCTGAAGATGATGTCCTTGAAGAATTCAGCACTGATTTATGCACAAGTGAGGATCAGCACATGTCTATTCAAGAGAAACACACCCCAGCTTCTAATATTGATACTTCTGACGTAATGCAAGGTGAAATTGAATCCAAGACCCTTCAGCAGAGTTTAGTGGTCCAGCAAGAAGCTCTTGAAGTATGTCAAAATGAGTTAAAAACAACAAGTACTGTTGAACCCACCACATTCGATATTTGTTCTTCAGAAAACAATGATGCAAGAGATTCAGGACCACAGGATAAATCTAAAGTCAGTGGTGAGGATGATACTCTTGTTGACAAGAAGGAAACACAAAGTCAAGGCTCTTCAAAAACATACCAAGAATGCCTGTCCCCAAAAATTTGTGCTGAATCTCGTAATGAAATGGTTGCTCCTCAAACTTTGAAAGTTGACAGACCCTCAGAAATGGAGGTAAACAGCATGTGCTCTACTCCTACACAAGATGAAATGGCATGTTTTGCAGAAGTAAGCAAAGAATTCAGGGAAGAGGACTTAAATAGGGACCTTTACTTTCCTGACAACACTGTTGACATGTTGCAACCTAAAAGTTCTCACACCCATGTTTCTACCACAAAGCCATTCTCTGACTTTATAGCACATTATCAAGAAACCCACAATGATGAACTAAGGTGTAAGAGGATCCAAAACCCTGGGACAATGGACAAAGATAAATCTGCATTATCTGCTAGGCGTTTGCCCAGTTTTCAGTCAAAGCACAAACTCTCTCCCACTTCCGAACAAAAAGATGACACAACCTGTAACTTCATAGAGGGTGCACCTCAAAATGattctgaattattttacagAGATGAAGATGATTTACATGGATACTACCAGGGACTTGATGAAGGTTTACCGTGGCCTGATTATCAAACAGAGGAAGCAGTTGATCACCAATTGTATCCACATGAAAATGAATTTAGTGTTGACAATGATGAACCCATTTGTTCTAAGTACATTACATTGGAACGTGAGAATTCCTACAGGAACAAAAATCGAGCAAAGAAAGAGATTGATAACTATAGTGTGGtagaaaataattataaatcagACCCTCTGTCAGTTACTTTTACTACTGAATATACCAGGGGCCGAAGTACAAAAAAGAAGTCTAGAAAAAGCCATTTCACAGTCTTCCCCCAAAATTGTGAGTGGGATGATGAAGATTCGTCCAACGGTATTGTAGACTACAGTATCCAAAAAACAGCACGCTTTGAAACTTATCGAACAAAGCCAACTAGGGCGGTCACGGTTAGTTCCCTTCCCCATGTCGAGACAAGCAAGCAGCAATTTGACTGGCGCAGGTATTTCAGAAGAGAGGCAGCTTCCAGTCTGCTATTAGATGTGAGTGAGAGGGATAACAAATTCGACATTCCACCTTCATCTATTGTCACCATTTTGGATAGGAAAGGAAACCGTGCAACATTCAGTAACTCTTCCACCATGCAACCATCTTTCATTGGACCTGAAAACTCTTTTAATAGCTGGCAAGAACAACAAAGTAAGACTGATGTGACCCGGTCTGCAGTTGATCTCGAGTACCttatcttcacaaaaaaaatgagTCAGGTTCTCAAAAAAAATAAGAGCTCATCCAGTACCACATCACACTGTTTGTCAAATCCTGACCAGTCTACATGTCCCATGACTGTTCAGTTTTCAAATCTCAGTGAAGTGGAGAACTCTGCTGAACTTAGTAATGCACAGCAATCACTTACTGATTTTAAGATTAAAGTAGACATGTCTGAAAGGAGAGGGATGAGGGAGCCTGTAAGAAACCACAAACCACATCTTCAAAGACTTTTCTTTGAAAAGGGCAATGAGGTTGAGTTTGCCGGGATCTCAGAAATAACAAAGCAATGCACTGTTGCATACAAGTCCATGATGAAAGATGTCTGCAGTAGGAAGACTCACTCTCATCCAATTAAGGCAAGTGGAAAGGGCGTCAAGAGGAAGTACAATCGAGAGAGCGTTGGACAACATCCTGGATTCTGTGGACGTATCAAGAAGGAGACTTTCAACAATCCTTATGACAATCTAAAATCCTCTGCATGGCAATCATCCAAGACTAAGTACAGGTTCTTTATCCTTGTCACATCAACAGATACCTTCTTTAAAGAAACCAAG CACCAGTTGGAGATTGAGGGCCACTTACCAGTTGAGCCAGAGGAGTTTGACCTCAGTGGCAATGATCAGTCCCCTCTTCTCATTATACTGAGGAATGAGGACATTGCAGAGCACATATGTGAG GTACCTTATTTGCTGGAATTGAAGAAGTCGCCCAACGTCCTGTTTGCTGGCATCGACCGACCCGATGACATAGTGAACCTAACTCACCAAGAGCTTTTTGCAAAAGGAGGATTTATAGTTTGTGATCAATGGGCTCTTGACACACTTACTCTAG ATGACATGAAGAAAGTTGTGGGGATTCTAGAGGAGTTAGACAAGCAAGGGAAATGGAAATGGTTTCTGCACTATAGAGACAGTCGCAGGCTTCGGGAAAGTGCAAG GTCCAGTCCTGAAGGAAGTAAGAAGCAGCAGTTTATCGATTGCTGTCAGAAAGCTGGCATAGTTGAGGTCTTGCCCTATCATGAATGTGATGTCATATCACGGGACCGACCAGATTACCTCCTCTGTTTGACTCGTCTCCAGATCCAAAATGCCTCTGTGCGGTTTCCTGTGTTTATTACAG ACACGCCTACCGAATCTTTTGGAACAAATGGGATTTTAACCATGAACATTTACACATTCTCACGGATTCTTTCAAAAGAAACTTGTTCTGtgtcataa